GCCGCTAAGGATGCAGTGGACGACGCTCGCTAGTGGATCGGGGATCACAAGCGCGATCGCGCCATCGCGATGCTTCTTGATGACTTTACGCAGCGCCTTGAAGACGCGTTGTTTGGCCTCTTCGACCGTCTCGCCCTCGGGAGGGCAGATCAGGTTCGGATATTCCTCCCCCTGGCGGTACAGTCGCGGCTGTTGTCGACGGACGTCGTCGACCAATTTTCCGTGCCATAGACCGTGGTCGATGTTACGGAAATTAGGGATCGCTTTGACGCGGATATCGCGTCCAGCAATCAATTCTGCCGACGTGGTTAGTGCCGATTCACAGGGCGCCGAATAGACCGCCTGCAGTTGGAACGTCGCAACGTCCTGCGCGGTGCGCCGCACCTGCTGGCGTCCACACTCGCTTAATGGCATATCCAACGAACCTTTGATTCGACGTTGATCGTCGAAATCGGTAGCACCAGGACGAACCAGTAGAATGCTTAACATACTATCCTGCTAACTCGAGTGAGGATCATGGCGTTGCACTTCCGCTCTCAGGCGGTCCAACGCGGCCGCGTAATCCGAACTGCGAAAGATCGCCGAACCAACTACAAACAGATCCGCTCCGGCCTCGCGACAGCTGCCAATCGTTCCGAGATTCACGCCACCGTCGATCTCGAGGATCAGGTCCGGCTTGATGGCTCGCAACGCTTTCAGTTTGTCGATTGCAACGGGGTTAAAAGCTTGTCCGCCAAAACCGGCGTCCACGCTCATCACCAGGACTACGTCGATCTGATCGAGAAAGGGGGTGACCGCGTCGATCGCGGTTCCCGGATTCAAAACCAGACCAGTCCCCATGTTCAAGGAACGCACGTTGTCTATCACCGGCGCGATTTCGTCAACCGCTTCGACATGGAATGTCAGTAGGTCGGCACCGGCGTCACTGAACGCTTGTGCATATCCCCCTGGGTCCTGGATCATCAAATGGACATCCAGCGGCAGATCGGTCAACTTGCGAATGGCGTCGACGATCGGCATTCCGTAGGAGATATTGGGGACAAAGACGCCATCCATGACATCCAGGTGCAGTCCTTGGCAACCGTCGTCTTCGAGCCGCCGGACCTCGCGTTCCAGGTTGCCAAAATCGCATTGCAGCAGCGACGGCAGGATCGCCGGAGCGGCCTCGAAGAGCTGCTTTACACGTGGGTTGGTCATGAAAACGCCTGTCGTTTCGGTTGGAGTGATCTTGCGAAGGATAGGTGCCGCGATCGACACCTTCGGTCAAACAAAGAGATCTTCAGTGTTTCGCACAGCGGATATCCGCGGGTATTTCAACGATGTTTGGTTTTCGCGTTGCGATCGTCGCATCGGTCGAACGCACTTTCGCGTGGCAAAAGCCGACCGGCATGCTTTCGTTCGATCATGCACAACGCCTTCATCGGCCGATCGAGGAGCACCCTTGATGCTAGCGAACCCCTGCTAGTCCTCAAGCCGCCCAATCGGTTCGTGCGGACAAAACATGGTGAATTTCGCCGCGATCCCTTCGATTTGCTCAGCGCCCTCGGTTTGCTAAATTGCAGGCCGTGGCGCTGCGGAAATGGAATTCCGTACCACTGTCGTCAGGCGAAGCAAAATTGCAAGCGAAATGCGCTCCTCGGAGCCGCCGATTGGGCACTCTGCAGGCTTCACATCGCTGCTGCGGGGGACACCCCCAAAAAATCGCCCGATCTCCGCCGGTTTCCAGCCTGCCAGTCCAGGGTGAACCGCTGTTTCAAACTGCAGCGTCTCAGGCAGGTGGTAACCCGACGCGTAAGCGAGGCGCCGTGTGAATTCCTCGCTTACGCGTCGGGTTACCCAGTATTCCCCAGTCCTAGCCGTGATTTGCCCTGGCCTACCGACTGCCCTCCGCGACGATCCCGGGGGCAATGTGTTATGCTTTGCCCTGCTGAAATCCAACCTTCGAATATGGGACCTCACTGCATTGACTGATCTTTCCGTTCAGATAGGCCGATTGGCCCTATCCAATCCGATCATGGTCGCCTCGGGAACGTTTGGATACGCCCGCGAGATGGCGCGTCTCGTCGATTGCTCACGGTTGGGGGGCATCTTGCCAAAAACGATCACCGCCCAGCCGCGGGTTGGAAACGCTCCCTGGCGGACCGTCGAAACCTCCGCCGGCCTGCTGAATTCGATCGGGTTGGACAACGACGGGATCGATGCTTTTATGGAGCATCATCTCCCTTATCTGGCTTCGATCGGGACGTCGATCGTCGTCAGCATCGCAGGCCGGACCGAGGAGGAGTTTGTCCAGTTGGCGCAGCGCGTCGGACAGACCGGGCAGATCGCGGCGGTGGAGTTAAACGTGTCGTGCCCCAACGTCTCTGGCGGAGTCGATTTTGGGACCGATCCGGACGCCTGCCATCGCTTGGTCGCCGCGACGCGAGCCGGGTGCGATGTGCCGATCTTGGCCAAGTTGACTCCCAACGTGACGCGGATCGCCGACGTCGCCTGTGCCGCTGCAGAAGGGGGTGCCGATGGCGTTTGTCTTATCAACACGGTGTTGGGGATGGCTGTCGATTGGCGTCGCCGGCGGCCGATGCTGGGGAATGTGATGGGGGGGCTGAGTGGCCCGGCGATCAAGCCTGTCGCGCTCCGCTGCGTACAGCAGGTTCGCGCGGTGACCAACGTGCCGATCATCGGTATCGGTGGGATCGCCACGATCGATGACGTGATGGAATTTTTGGTGACCGGAGCGACTGCAGTGCAGATCGGAACCGCCAACTACTACGATCCGCAGGTCTCCACTCGCTTGATCGACGAATTGCCAGCCGCCCTGCAAGAGCTGGGAGCGGCGTCGGTTGCCGAGATCGTGGGAACGCTCGATAGCACGCGACGAGTCGACGAAT
Above is a genomic segment from Rosistilla ulvae containing:
- a CDS encoding histidine phosphatase family protein, with amino-acid sequence MLSILLVRPGATDFDDQRRIKGSLDMPLSECGRQQVRRTAQDVATFQLQAVYSAPCESALTTSAELIAGRDIRVKAIPNFRNIDHGLWHGKLVDDVRRQQPRLYRQGEEYPNLICPPEGETVEEAKQRVFKALRKVIKKHRDGAIALVIPDPLASVVHCILSGEGPKSLWSSEVDTGNWELIELESLELREPALV
- the rpe gene encoding ribulose-phosphate 3-epimerase, which gives rise to MTNPRVKQLFEAAPAILPSLLQCDFGNLEREVRRLEDDGCQGLHLDVMDGVFVPNISYGMPIVDAIRKLTDLPLDVHLMIQDPGGYAQAFSDAGADLLTFHVEAVDEIAPVIDNVRSLNMGTGLVLNPGTAIDAVTPFLDQIDVVLVMSVDAGFGGQAFNPVAIDKLKALRAIKPDLILEIDGGVNLGTIGSCREAGADLFVVGSAIFRSSDYAAALDRLRAEVQRHDPHSS
- a CDS encoding dihydroorotate dehydrogenase — its product is MTDLSVQIGRLALSNPIMVASGTFGYAREMARLVDCSRLGGILPKTITAQPRVGNAPWRTVETSAGLLNSIGLDNDGIDAFMEHHLPYLASIGTSIVVSIAGRTEEEFVQLAQRVGQTGQIAAVELNVSCPNVSGGVDFGTDPDACHRLVAATRAGCDVPILAKLTPNVTRIADVACAAAEGGADGVCLINTVLGMAVDWRRRRPMLGNVMGGLSGPAIKPVALRCVQQVRAVTNVPIIGIGGIATIDDVMEFLVTGATAVQIGTANYYDPQVSTRLIDELPAALQELGAASVAEIVGTLDSTRRVDE